In Arthrobacter alpinus, a single window of DNA contains:
- a CDS encoding proline--tRNA ligase — protein sequence MALRLSKLFLRTLREDPADAEVDSHRLLLRAGYIRRAAPGIYTWLPLGLRVLRKVEAIVREEMDAIGAQEVHFPALLPREPYEATNRWQEYGDNLFRLQDRKGADYLLAPTHEEMFTLLVKDLYSSYKDLPLSLYQIQNKYRDEARPRAGLLRGREFVMKDSYSFDIDDAGLEASYMAHRGAYLRIFERLGLEIIPVAATAGAMGGSKSEEFLHPMTVGEDTFVRSPGGYAANVEAVTTVVPAEIDFSSAPAAAVLDTPDTPTIDSLVAAANSLAPRAEGEWSAADTLKNVVLAVDLPTGERQIVVVGLPGDRDVDLKRIEANIGAHLSVGGEVGVEAAGEADLKKHAGLIKGYIGPGLALDAAVLGAEASTKLLYLVDPRVVSGTTWITGANEEGKHVFGLVAGRDFTWDGTVEAAQVREGDPAPDGSGPLEAARGIEMGHIFALGRKYAESLDLKVLDQNGKLAVVTMGSYGIGVTRAVAALAESNHDDKGLIWPAKVAPADVHVVAVGRGEEIFAAAEQLTADLEAAGLEVIYDDRPKVSPGVKFGDAELIGVPTILAVGRGLVDGVVEIKNRATGVAENIAVTEAVKYVLDQQ from the coding sequence GTGGCACTTCGCCTTTCCAAACTCTTTCTACGTACCTTGCGTGAAGATCCCGCCGACGCCGAAGTAGACAGCCACCGGTTGCTGCTGCGTGCCGGCTACATTCGCCGCGCGGCCCCCGGTATCTACACGTGGCTCCCGCTTGGTCTGCGCGTGCTGCGCAAGGTCGAGGCCATTGTGCGTGAAGAGATGGACGCCATTGGCGCCCAGGAAGTGCATTTCCCGGCACTGCTGCCCCGCGAGCCGTACGAGGCCACCAACCGCTGGCAGGAATACGGCGATAACCTCTTCCGCCTGCAGGACCGCAAGGGTGCCGACTACCTCTTGGCTCCCACCCACGAGGAAATGTTCACGCTGCTGGTCAAGGACCTCTACTCCTCCTACAAGGACCTGCCGCTGAGCCTGTATCAAATCCAGAACAAGTACCGCGACGAGGCTCGCCCCCGCGCCGGACTACTGCGCGGCCGTGAATTCGTCATGAAGGACTCCTACTCCTTTGACATTGACGACGCCGGACTGGAAGCCAGCTACATGGCTCACCGCGGTGCCTACTTGCGTATCTTTGAGCGCCTGGGCTTGGAAATCATTCCGGTTGCCGCAACGGCCGGTGCCATGGGCGGTTCCAAGAGTGAAGAGTTCCTGCACCCCATGACCGTTGGTGAAGACACCTTTGTGCGATCACCGGGTGGATACGCAGCCAACGTTGAAGCTGTGACCACAGTTGTTCCTGCCGAGATCGATTTCTCCAGCGCTCCGGCGGCTGCAGTCCTGGACACCCCGGACACACCCACCATCGATTCCCTCGTCGCTGCTGCCAACTCCTTGGCACCGCGCGCCGAAGGCGAGTGGAGTGCCGCAGACACGTTGAAGAACGTTGTCCTGGCCGTTGACCTGCCCACCGGCGAACGCCAGATCGTGGTTGTGGGCCTGCCCGGAGACCGCGATGTAGACCTCAAGCGCATCGAAGCCAACATTGGCGCCCACCTGTCCGTCGGTGGAGAAGTTGGCGTTGAAGCAGCCGGCGAAGCCGACCTGAAGAAGCACGCAGGACTGATCAAGGGTTACATCGGGCCTGGCCTGGCTCTTGACGCAGCCGTACTCGGCGCAGAAGCATCCACGAAGCTCCTGTACCTGGTCGATCCCCGCGTTGTATCCGGAACCACGTGGATCACCGGCGCCAACGAAGAAGGCAAGCACGTCTTTGGCCTCGTGGCCGGGCGCGACTTCACCTGGGACGGCACCGTTGAAGCGGCCCAGGTTCGCGAAGGCGATCCGGCCCCTGACGGATCCGGACCTCTCGAGGCAGCCCGCGGCATCGAAATGGGCCACATCTTCGCCCTGGGCCGCAAGTACGCCGAGTCCCTGGATCTGAAGGTCCTGGACCAAAACGGCAAGCTGGCGGTGGTGACCATGGGTTCCTACGGCATCGGTGTTACCCGCGCCGTCGCCGCACTGGCCGAATCCAACCACGACGACAAGGGCCTGATCTGGCCTGCCAAGGTTGCTCCGGCCGATGTCCATGTGGTTGCCGTTGGCCGTGGCGAGGAAATCTTCGCCGCAGCCGAGCAGCTCACAGCTGATCTTGAAGCCGCAGGCCTGGAGGTCATTTATGATGACCGCCCCAAGGTTTCCCCCGGCGTGAAGTTCGGCGACGCTGAACTCATCGGTGTCCCCACCATCCTGGCCGTAGGCCGCGGACTGGTTGACGGCGTCGTGGAAATCAAGAACCGCGCTACGGGCGTTGCCGAAAACATCGCCGTAACCGAGGCCGTCAAGTACGTCCTCGACCAGCAGTAA
- a CDS encoding MarR family transcriptional regulator, translating to MFVLTIDQRGSRTHGDKVPHLLEVLDGVAAAVRFERSVGDEIQGVIEDPAAVVEVVARVLREREWYVGIGVGSVELPLPASSREGAGDAFIAARDAVDAAKKTGERVPLTVRSTFDSDWVKAAEAVLVLVGDVVRRRSAAEWRVLDALNDAPGSAQKDIAARLAITPQAVSKSIVRSGRQEEINGRRAAALILGQAAAAQKVSPGR from the coding sequence ATGTTTGTACTGACAATTGACCAGCGGGGCAGTCGCACCCACGGTGACAAGGTTCCACATCTACTCGAGGTCCTCGACGGAGTCGCCGCCGCGGTGCGCTTTGAACGGTCCGTAGGTGATGAGATTCAAGGCGTCATTGAGGATCCAGCTGCCGTTGTGGAGGTGGTGGCCAGAGTACTGCGCGAACGTGAATGGTACGTGGGTATTGGAGTTGGCAGCGTTGAGCTTCCGCTTCCTGCCAGCTCGCGAGAGGGTGCCGGAGACGCTTTCATTGCGGCCCGTGACGCGGTGGATGCGGCCAAAAAGACGGGCGAGCGCGTGCCGTTGACGGTGAGGTCTACATTCGATTCGGACTGGGTCAAGGCCGCAGAGGCGGTCCTTGTCCTGGTCGGTGACGTGGTCCGGCGTCGTTCTGCGGCGGAGTGGCGAGTCCTTGACGCCCTTAACGACGCTCCCGGTTCCGCGCAGAAGGACATTGCCGCCCGTTTGGCGATCACTCCGCAAGCTGTCAGCAAGTCGATCGTTCGTTCCGGTCGCCAGGAAGAAATCAACGGTCGCAGGGCCGCCGCACTCATCTTGGGCCAGGCCGCCGCTGCTCAGAAAGTCAGTCCCGGCCGCTAG
- a CDS encoding ABC transporter permease, whose amino-acid sequence MNPRMMWATSARVLRQLKGDPRSIGMILVVPAVLLVLVYWLYQNETLPPGMPRTFDRVGLMMLGIFPFVVMFLVTSITMLRERTSGTLERLLTTPIHKADLLFGYALAFSIMAALQALVATGTAYWIFGLKIDGNAGWVVLISVLTAVLGVALGLLCSAFATTEFQAVQFMPVVVIPQILLCGLFVARDQMNGVLEAISNVLPLSYAVDGLQEVAANAEPTSALVTDLMVITGFLVVVLLLASLTLRRRTA is encoded by the coding sequence ATGAATCCAAGAATGATGTGGGCTACCAGTGCCAGGGTTTTGCGTCAACTCAAGGGCGATCCCAGAAGCATCGGCATGATTTTGGTTGTGCCTGCCGTCTTGTTGGTGTTGGTGTACTGGCTGTACCAAAACGAGACTCTGCCACCGGGAATGCCGCGCACCTTTGACCGGGTGGGCCTGATGATGCTTGGCATCTTTCCATTCGTGGTGATGTTCCTCGTCACCTCCATCACCATGTTGCGGGAACGGACCTCGGGCACACTGGAGCGTCTTCTGACCACGCCCATCCACAAAGCTGATCTTCTCTTTGGCTATGCCCTGGCGTTCTCCATTATGGCGGCGTTGCAGGCGCTGGTTGCTACGGGAACCGCCTACTGGATTTTTGGTTTGAAGATTGATGGGAATGCCGGTTGGGTGGTGCTGATTTCTGTTTTGACGGCGGTACTCGGCGTGGCGCTTGGCCTCTTGTGCTCGGCCTTTGCAACCACCGAGTTCCAGGCTGTTCAATTCATGCCCGTTGTGGTGATTCCCCAGATTCTGCTCTGCGGCTTGTTTGTGGCCAGGGATCAAATGAATGGGGTGTTGGAGGCCATCTCCAACGTCCTGCCGTTGAGTTATGCCGTGGATGGGCTGCAGGAAGTTGCCGCCAACGCCGAACCTACCAGCGCCCTGGTCACGGATTTGATGGTGATCACAGGTTTCTTGGTGGTGGTCCTGCTGCTTGCTTCGCTGACGTTGCGACGCCGAACAGCCTGA
- a CDS encoding PadR family transcriptional regulator has translation MTHAILTSLLERPCTGAELARRFDKSLGYFWQATHQQIYRELGKMEESGLVEARGLPSSRGQQRHFEVLDPGRAELLRWCGGHGEPRPVRDELMVRLRAAAVLGTVDVRDELRRHRVLHAETLGSYEAIEAQDFPPNAPRSVADELQLAVLRAGVAFEKSWLTWCDQTLANLKK, from the coding sequence TTGACTCACGCAATCTTGACCTCGCTTCTGGAGCGGCCGTGCACGGGGGCGGAGCTGGCGCGGCGTTTTGACAAGTCCCTGGGATATTTTTGGCAGGCCACACACCAACAGATTTATCGTGAGCTGGGCAAGATGGAGGAAAGCGGGCTGGTTGAGGCGCGCGGACTACCGTCGAGCCGCGGGCAGCAGCGCCATTTTGAGGTGCTCGATCCGGGCCGTGCCGAGCTTCTTAGGTGGTGTGGTGGGCACGGGGAACCACGTCCGGTCCGGGATGAACTCATGGTTCGGCTGCGAGCCGCGGCGGTACTTGGGACCGTGGATGTCAGGGACGAGCTCCGGCGACATAGAGTCCTGCACGCTGAAACGCTAGGGAGCTATGAAGCCATTGAGGCGCAGGATTTCCCGCCCAATGCGCCGCGATCCGTTGCCGATGAACTTCAATTGGCGGTGTTGAGGGCCGGCGTCGCCTTTGAAAAATCCTGGCTCACCTGGTGCGATCAGACGCTGGCAAATCTCAAAAAGTGA
- a CDS encoding ABC transporter ATP-binding protein — MSHRAALPAPEPPFAPVPADPSGLSGPISVSVEGLRVHRGKSTVLANISCNIPEGRITGLLGPSGSGKTTFMRALVGVQKITAGTVRVLGRPAGDPLNRNDVGYVTQAASVYRDLSVLDNVRYFGAVHGGSQEEAHAVLAAVGLSELAKRKAGSLSGGQFSRVSLACALVGKPRLLVLDEPTVGLDPVLRADLWQQFAAMAAEGTTLIISSHVMEEAGHCDSLLLLRDGLLLSQLTPAQLRESGRTDDLELAFLRLIQESMREQERSAS, encoded by the coding sequence ATGTCCCACAGAGCAGCGTTGCCCGCCCCAGAACCCCCTTTTGCCCCTGTTCCGGCCGATCCTTCAGGATTGAGCGGCCCCATCAGCGTCAGCGTTGAGGGTTTGCGTGTTCATCGCGGGAAATCCACCGTCTTGGCAAATATTTCATGCAACATTCCTGAAGGGCGCATCACAGGTCTTTTGGGGCCCTCTGGAAGTGGCAAGACCACTTTTATGCGCGCCTTGGTTGGGGTTCAGAAGATCACGGCCGGCACTGTCAGAGTTCTGGGCCGGCCGGCCGGGGATCCCTTGAACAGGAACGACGTCGGTTATGTCACCCAGGCAGCCAGCGTCTACCGGGATTTGAGTGTCTTGGACAATGTTCGCTACTTCGGAGCTGTGCACGGCGGCAGCCAGGAGGAGGCACATGCTGTGCTGGCCGCCGTCGGCCTTTCCGAGTTGGCCAAGCGAAAAGCTGGCAGCCTCTCCGGCGGGCAATTTAGCCGGGTATCCCTTGCCTGTGCGCTGGTGGGCAAACCACGTTTGCTGGTCTTGGACGAGCCCACGGTGGGGCTGGACCCGGTGCTGCGCGCGGATTTGTGGCAACAGTTCGCGGCCATGGCGGCTGAAGGGACCACCTTGATTATTTCCAGCCATGTCATGGAGGAGGCAGGCCATTGCGATTCGCTGCTGCTCTTGCGCGATGGTTTGCTCCTGTCGCAGCTGACGCCTGCACAGCTGCGTGAAAGCGGCCGCACTGACGATCTGGAACTGGCGTTTCTGCGTTTGATTCAGGAGTCCATGCGGGAGCAGGAAAGGTCGGCGTCATGA
- a CDS encoding FAD-dependent oxidoreductase → MNAGQFPHLFTPLDLGFTSLPNRVLMGSMHVGLEEHPGGFERMAAFYAERALGGVGLMVTGGISPNEAGRPMKGGAKLSTEEEAQQHTVVTAAVHAEGAKIALQLLHFGRYASHHQLVAPSAVPAPISPLTPHPLSIDEIEQTIEDFAHAAQLAQSAGYDGVEIMGSEGYLINEFIARRTNHRTDEWGGTYENRMRFPVEIVRRVRERVGQNFIIIYRLSMLDLVEDGSTLQEVIQLAQAVEKAGATLLNTGIGWHESRIPTIATSVPRAGFAWVTKKLMGSVNIPLITTNRINTPDVAERLLADGTADMVSMARPFLADAFFMRKAHEGRSDEINSCIGCNQACLDHTFVGKTSSCLVNPRACHETELVIGPTPEPKKLAVVGAGPAGLAFAVTAAERGHRVTLIDSASEIGGQFNIAKQIPGKEEFHETIRYFTRQVQLLGIDLRLNTTANAASLLAENFDEIVLATGVVPRTPEVDGVDHPSVMSYLDVIRDKKPVGTNVAILGAGGIGFDVAEYITAHGTSTTLVPEKFYREWGIDPEYANAGGITTAVPERPDRRVGLFQRKESKVGAGLGKTTGWIHRTELKAKGVQMVPGVEYQKIDDAGLHLRVNGTDTVLAVDTVILCTGQEPRRELQAGLEAGGAVVHLIGGADVAAELDAKRAIDQGTRLAARI, encoded by the coding sequence ATGAATGCTGGCCAGTTTCCCCACCTATTTACGCCGTTGGATCTTGGATTCACCTCATTGCCCAATAGGGTCCTCATGGGGTCCATGCATGTGGGGCTCGAGGAACATCCGGGTGGCTTTGAACGAATGGCCGCCTTCTATGCCGAGCGCGCCCTCGGCGGTGTGGGCCTCATGGTTACGGGTGGTATTTCGCCCAACGAGGCCGGAAGACCCATGAAGGGCGGTGCCAAGCTCAGCACAGAAGAAGAAGCGCAGCAACACACTGTTGTCACAGCTGCTGTCCATGCCGAAGGTGCCAAGATCGCGCTGCAACTCTTGCACTTTGGCCGTTACGCATCGCACCATCAACTCGTGGCACCGAGCGCGGTCCCGGCACCCATCAGCCCGCTGACGCCGCATCCGCTCAGCATTGACGAGATTGAGCAGACCATTGAAGACTTTGCGCACGCTGCGCAGTTGGCCCAGTCGGCAGGGTACGACGGCGTCGAAATAATGGGGTCAGAAGGCTACCTCATCAACGAGTTCATTGCCCGCCGCACCAACCACAGGACAGATGAATGGGGCGGGACATACGAAAACCGCATGCGGTTCCCGGTGGAGATTGTGCGCCGCGTGCGGGAACGGGTAGGCCAGAACTTCATCATCATCTACCGGCTGTCCATGCTGGATCTGGTGGAAGATGGCTCCACTTTGCAAGAAGTCATCCAGCTGGCCCAAGCCGTTGAAAAAGCCGGGGCCACCTTGCTCAACACTGGCATCGGCTGGCATGAGTCCCGTATCCCCACCATCGCTACTTCGGTGCCACGGGCAGGGTTCGCCTGGGTGACCAAAAAGCTCATGGGCTCCGTCAATATTCCATTGATCACCACCAACCGCATCAACACTCCGGATGTGGCCGAGCGACTCCTCGCCGACGGTACGGCCGATATGGTTTCCATGGCACGGCCATTCCTCGCTGACGCATTCTTCATGCGCAAGGCCCACGAGGGGCGCAGCGATGAAATCAACAGCTGCATCGGGTGCAACCAAGCCTGTCTCGATCACACGTTCGTGGGAAAGACCTCCTCCTGCCTGGTCAACCCCCGTGCCTGCCATGAGACGGAACTCGTCATCGGGCCAACCCCGGAACCCAAGAAACTCGCGGTGGTTGGTGCCGGCCCCGCAGGCTTGGCCTTCGCTGTGACGGCTGCAGAACGCGGCCACCGAGTCACCCTCATCGATTCTGCCTCCGAGATTGGCGGGCAGTTCAACATCGCCAAGCAGATTCCGGGCAAAGAGGAGTTCCACGAAACCATTAGGTATTTCACCCGCCAAGTCCAACTCCTTGGGATCGATCTCCGCCTAAACACCACTGCCAACGCCGCAAGCCTCCTCGCTGAGAACTTTGATGAGATTGTGCTGGCCACCGGTGTTGTGCCGCGCACCCCCGAGGTCGACGGCGTGGACCACCCCAGCGTGATGAGCTACCTTGACGTAATCCGCGACAAGAAGCCGGTGGGTACCAACGTCGCCATCCTGGGGGCCGGCGGCATCGGCTTCGATGTTGCCGAATACATCACCGCGCACGGCACCAGCACCACTCTGGTCCCGGAAAAGTTCTACCGGGAATGGGGGATTGATCCCGAGTACGCGAATGCTGGCGGCATCACGACCGCCGTGCCGGAACGCCCAGATCGCCGTGTGGGCCTTTTTCAGCGCAAGGAAAGCAAGGTTGGCGCCGGGCTTGGCAAGACCACCGGCTGGATCCACCGCACCGAGCTGAAAGCCAAGGGGGTTCAGATGGTGCCCGGCGTTGAGTACCAAAAGATCGACGACGCCGGATTGCACCTGCGTGTCAACGGCACCGACACGGTGCTCGCCGTGGACACGGTCATTCTCTGCACCGGACAGGAACCACGGCGCGAATTGCAGGCCGGGCTGGAGGCTGGCGGCGCCGTCGTGCATCTCATCGGGGGAGCCGATGTGGCAGCGGAACTCGATGCGAAGCGCGCCATCGATCAGGGAACCCGGCTGGCGGCGCGAATCTAA
- a CDS encoding sulfite exporter TauE/SafE family protein — translation MVSGFEHLTLATLLLIIVAGFAAGWIDAVVGGGGLIQLPVMLMIPGITPVQALATNKMGSIFGTATSSVTYYRRVKPDMRTALPMAAVALLGSVGGAVVAATLPGSVFKPIIVVALVVVLAFTALKPNIGELTALRHSGRKHYVVAACIGGIIGFYDGLIGPGTGSFLVIAMVTLMGYAFLEASAKAKIVNLATNAGALMFFLPHGSLLWGVGLVLGGANMAGGYLGARTAVKQGSKFIRIVFLVVVAVLIVKLGIDVVNENILNS, via the coding sequence ATGGTCTCCGGCTTTGAACACCTCACTCTCGCCACGCTTTTGCTCATTATCGTGGCCGGTTTTGCTGCTGGCTGGATTGATGCGGTGGTGGGTGGCGGTGGACTGATTCAACTGCCTGTGATGTTGATGATCCCTGGAATTACGCCGGTGCAGGCCTTGGCCACCAACAAGATGGGCTCCATCTTTGGCACTGCCACGAGCTCGGTGACTTACTACCGTCGAGTGAAACCTGACATGCGCACGGCCCTGCCCATGGCTGCTGTTGCGTTGCTTGGTAGCGTGGGTGGTGCCGTTGTGGCGGCGACTTTGCCAGGGTCCGTTTTCAAACCGATCATCGTTGTTGCCCTTGTTGTGGTGTTGGCGTTTACGGCGCTCAAACCCAATATTGGTGAGCTTACGGCGTTGCGCCATTCGGGCCGCAAACACTACGTGGTTGCCGCTTGCATCGGCGGAATTATCGGATTTTATGATGGCTTGATTGGTCCTGGAACCGGTTCTTTCCTGGTCATCGCCATGGTGACCCTCATGGGCTACGCGTTTCTTGAAGCCAGTGCGAAGGCAAAAATCGTCAACCTGGCAACGAACGCCGGCGCACTGATGTTCTTCCTGCCGCACGGTTCGTTGCTGTGGGGAGTGGGCCTGGTCCTGGGCGGGGCAAACATGGCCGGTGGCTACTTGGGCGCCCGCACAGCCGTGAAACAGGGCAGCAAGTTCATCAGAATCGTGTTCCTCGTTGTTGTCGCCGTCCTGATCGTCAAGCTTGGCATCGACGTAGTTAACGAAAATATTCTGAACAGCTAG
- a CDS encoding YciI family protein — MSIFAVEYVYGPEAEAARTEHRPKHREWLAALAESEILLASGPYADGAGALLIFRGEDEAAVQALVAQDPMTIGGGVTGLKISGWNPLIGQLSRYVA; from the coding sequence ATGTCTATTTTTGCCGTTGAATATGTTTATGGTCCCGAAGCTGAAGCAGCGCGGACCGAACATCGCCCCAAGCATCGCGAATGGCTGGCCGCATTGGCCGAGTCTGAAATCCTGCTGGCCTCTGGCCCGTATGCAGATGGTGCAGGGGCATTGCTCATCTTCCGTGGCGAGGATGAAGCAGCCGTACAGGCGCTGGTTGCTCAGGATCCCATGACCATTGGCGGTGGAGTCACGGGTCTGAAGATTTCGGGCTGGAACCCGCTCATTGGCCAACTGAGCCGCTACGTGGCCTAG
- the ispG gene encoding flavodoxin-dependent (E)-4-hydroxy-3-methylbut-2-enyl-diphosphate synthase codes for MTSVSLGMPPLPPPVLAPRRKTRQIKVGSVGVGSDSPISVQSMTTTPTTDINGTLQQIAELTASGCDIVRVACPSQDDAEALPIIARKSQIPVIADIHFQPKYVFAAIEAGCAAVRVNPGNIRKFDDQVKQIAMAARDHGTSIRIGVNAGSLEPGIMKKYGKATPEALVESAVWEASLFEEHGFHDFKISVKHNDPVIMVAAYEMLAEKGDWPLHLGVTEAGPAFQGTIKSATAFGALLAKGIGDTIRVSLSAPPVEEIKVGNQILQSLNLRPRKLEIVSCPSCGRAQVDVYTLAEQVTAGLEGMEVPLRVAVMGCVVNGPGEAREADLGVASGNGKGQIFVKGQIIKTVPEDQIVETLIEEAMRIAEEMESGEDDTTLQGGPVVTVS; via the coding sequence TTGACCTCCGTCAGTCTTGGCATGCCGCCATTGCCGCCGCCAGTCCTTGCACCCCGCCGTAAGACCCGGCAAATCAAGGTCGGCTCGGTAGGTGTCGGTTCGGATTCGCCCATCAGCGTGCAGTCCATGACAACCACACCAACCACTGACATCAATGGCACGTTGCAGCAGATCGCTGAGCTGACTGCATCCGGTTGCGACATTGTCCGCGTTGCCTGCCCGTCGCAGGACGATGCTGAGGCGCTGCCCATCATCGCCCGCAAGTCGCAGATTCCTGTCATTGCCGACATTCACTTCCAGCCGAAGTATGTTTTTGCTGCCATTGAGGCTGGCTGTGCCGCAGTGCGTGTGAATCCCGGAAATATCCGCAAGTTTGATGACCAGGTGAAGCAGATCGCCATGGCCGCCAGGGACCACGGCACCTCCATTCGCATCGGCGTGAATGCCGGATCGCTGGAGCCGGGCATCATGAAGAAGTACGGCAAGGCCACACCTGAGGCGCTCGTTGAATCGGCCGTTTGGGAAGCATCCTTGTTTGAGGAGCATGGCTTCCACGATTTCAAAATCTCCGTCAAGCACAACGACCCCGTCATCATGGTCGCCGCCTATGAGATGCTTGCCGAAAAGGGCGACTGGCCCCTGCACCTGGGTGTCACCGAAGCGGGTCCTGCCTTCCAGGGGACCATCAAGTCCGCTACCGCGTTTGGTGCACTGCTCGCCAAGGGCATCGGAGACACCATCCGTGTCTCCCTTTCCGCTCCTCCGGTCGAGGAGATCAAGGTTGGGAACCAGATTCTGCAGTCCCTGAACCTGCGTCCGCGCAAGCTGGAAATTGTTTCCTGCCCGTCGTGTGGCCGCGCTCAGGTTGATGTTTACACCCTGGCCGAACAGGTTACTGCCGGCCTTGAGGGCATGGAAGTTCCGCTGCGCGTGGCCGTTATGGGTTGCGTTGTCAACGGACCCGGCGAAGCTCGCGAAGCAGACCTTGGGGTTGCCTCCGGAAACGGCAAGGGACAGATCTTTGTGAAGGGGCAGATCATCAAGACTGTTCCTGAAGATCAAATTGTTGAGACACTCATTGAAGAAGCCATGAGAATTGCCGAAGAGATGGAGTCCGGCGAGGATGACACGACTCTCCAGGGTGGCCCCGTGGTTACCGTTTCCTAA
- a CDS encoding DUF4081 domain-containing GNAT family N-acetyltransferase, whose amino-acid sequence MTRLSRVAPWLPFPKGTHHDPVRVLAHRDTDALRALVARDRVANVFVDSLINENNSAVPQSPGSVMLGFFEDDGVRLAAACWVGSNIVPIEADAERATCFGHWIVAHWQPHASIFGPAEPTLALMDVLRNAGIHAQEIRANQPLLTISGPPLVEPSPSLAVSQSGQFSEILVAAAAMFEEEVGYSPFLGGEGNYRRRVAWLINHGYSFSHNEPRGDVIFKADLGAVTRYATQVQGVWMNPAYRSQGLSAGYMAAVVLLAQNHAPVTSLYVNDYNIRARALYERVGFEQVGTFATVLF is encoded by the coding sequence ATGACACGACTCTCCAGGGTGGCCCCGTGGTTACCGTTTCCTAAGGGAACGCACCACGACCCGGTGCGCGTCCTTGCCCATCGGGACACGGACGCGCTCCGGGCCTTGGTCGCGCGCGATCGCGTGGCCAATGTCTTTGTTGACTCCCTGATCAACGAAAATAACAGCGCCGTTCCCCAGTCCCCGGGCTCGGTTATGCTCGGTTTTTTTGAGGACGACGGCGTGAGGCTGGCGGCTGCCTGCTGGGTGGGTTCCAACATTGTCCCCATTGAGGCGGATGCGGAGCGCGCCACCTGCTTTGGGCACTGGATTGTTGCCCACTGGCAGCCGCATGCCTCGATTTTTGGGCCCGCCGAGCCTACCCTGGCTCTAATGGATGTACTGCGAAATGCGGGAATTCACGCTCAGGAAATTCGCGCCAACCAGCCACTATTGACTATTTCCGGTCCGCCCCTAGTTGAGCCAAGCCCGTCGCTTGCAGTCAGCCAGAGCGGGCAGTTCAGTGAGATTCTCGTAGCTGCCGCGGCCATGTTTGAGGAAGAAGTGGGATACTCGCCATTCCTTGGCGGTGAAGGGAACTACCGCCGCCGCGTTGCCTGGCTGATCAATCACGGTTATTCCTTCAGCCATAACGAACCCCGGGGGGACGTTATTTTCAAGGCTGACCTTGGTGCGGTGACCCGCTACGCCACACAGGTACAGGGCGTGTGGATGAATCCCGCGTACCGGAGCCAGGGCCTGAGTGCCGGCTACATGGCGGCCGTGGTCCTGCTGGCTCAAAATCACGCACCGGTCACAAGCCTCTACGTCAACGATTACAACATCCGTGCCCGGGCCCTCTATGAGCGCGTGGGCTTTGAACAAGTCGGCACGTTCGCCACGGTCCTGTTCTAG